The DNA region CTGGCAGCAGCGGGGAGTGGATTCAGGCGCATGTTGGATCGTTGGAGCGTCGGTTTCTGAGCACAAAACACCGAATTCAGGCCCTTCCCAGGTAGTTCGCCGCGCGCTGACCCACCGCTGACAGGATATGCGAGGAAAACGGGCGCGTTGCCAGCATGGAAGGAACGCGCCAGGGCTTCGCGACCGCCGCCGATTTGCACGCCACAAGCCAGACCGAGGCAACGACCCTCGAAAACTCGGGCTCTGGCAATGACTGCATGCGGGCATTGGCTCCAAGCAGCCTGCGAAGCCAGATCGCGACCGCGTCGAGGGAGCTGGTATCGACGGCTCCCCGACGCAATTCGGGCCGGGTCAGAATGTAGTGGAGTTTCAATTCGTTATCGGTCGGTTCGATGTCCAACTCTCCGAGAAGTTTTCGGATCACCCGAAGTTTCGTTTCGGATCCAATTTTGACCTTTCGCGTCGTCTGTTCAGAGTGCAGCCGTTTGACCGTCAGAGCTTCTGGCAGATTCGCGATGTCGTGTTCGCGGGAGAGTCGAATGTGGAGGTCGTAGTCCTGGCATTGCTCGTAGCTCTCGTCGTATCGGAGGAGCTTCAGCGTATCCGCTCGCACCATGATCGAGGTCTGACTCAGAGAG from Myxococcales bacterium includes:
- a CDS encoding glycosyltransferase family 2 protein — protein: MHRPTVTVFIPVYNRGRYLAQAVDSMLAQTYRDFEILILDDGSEDDSLEIARSYRDPRVRVETNSKNIGNTPTRNRGIDLSRGRYIATLDSDDFAMPERLAKQVAYLEAHKDCVAVGSWIRKQDDMTGTSRLKRHPLTSREMKAWFPWNNSLSQTSIMVRADTLKLLRYDESYEQCQDYDLHIRLSREHDIANLPEALTVKRLHSEQTTRKVKIGSETKLRVIRKLLGELDIEPTDNELKLHYILTRPELRRGAVDTSSLDAVAIWLRRLLGANARMQSLPEPEFSRVVASVWLVACKSAAVAKPWRVPSMLATRPFSSHILSAVGQRAANYLGRA